In Streptomyces sp. ML-6, the genomic stretch ATCGGCCCCGCCCGCGTCGGTCCCCCCGAGGTCGGCCGGCAGGTCCCGCAGCAGCACGAGGAGTTCGTCCGCCGAGGGACGCTTGTCGGGCTCCTTGTCCAGGCACAGTTCGGCGACCGCGCGCAGCGCCGCCGGTACGGCGTCCAGCGACGGCTCCTCGTTCAGCACCTGGTACGCCGTCATGTAGGGGCTGTCCGCGTCGAAGGGGCCGCGGCCGGTCGCCGAGTACACCAGCAGTGTCCCCAGCGAGAAGACGTCGGACCGCGGTCCCACACGGCGCGGCGCCTGCAACTGCTCCGGTGACATGAAGGGCGGCGTGCCGATGACCCGCCCGGTCATCGTCAGCGTCTCCTGGTCCGCGGCACGCGAGATGCCGAAGTCGATGACGCGCGGGCCCTCGGGCGAGAGCACGACGTTCGAGGGCTTCAGGTCACGGTGGACGACCCCCACCCGGTGGATGTCGCGCAGCGCCTCGGCCAGCCCGATGGCGAGCCGCCTCAGCTCCGCTCCGTCCAGTGGGCCCTTCGTGGTGATGTGCTGGGTGAGCGTGGGCCCCTCGATGTAGGCCGTCGCCATCCACGGCTGCTCGGCCTCGGGGTCGGCGTCGACCACGGCGGCGGTGAACGCGCCGCTCACCCGCCGCGCCGCCGCCACCTCCTGCCGGAAGCGGATGCGGAACTCGTCGTCCCCCGCGAACTGCTGGTGGATCAGCTTGATCGCGACGGGCCGCCCCGAACTCGTACGGGCCAGGAAGACCGTGCCCATGCCACCCGAGCCGAGCCGAGCCTCAAGCGGGTAGCCGCCGATCTCGGTCGGATCACCTCCGCGCAGCGACACTCTTCCCGACCTCCCATCTCCCGTGCATTTCTGTCGCCACGGGCCTGCGTATCTTTTCTGCACACAAACTAGCCGCAGGGCAGTGGGGCAGGGCAAAGCGGGTGAGGCCGACGCCGGAGCCGCCCCCACCGGCGTCCGGACCCGCCCGGTGGGCGGCAGCGGCTTCTCGTCCACGGGATCTCACCGGGTGGCCACTCTCGTCGGCGCCCGGCACACCCGAAAGGGGCACGACCGATCGCCGAACTGCCCGTCACGACGGCACGTCCCCGTGCTCTTCGTCGGGCTCGTCCGGCTCCGCGAAGAGCACGAAGGGCCGACGGCCGGGACCGTCCGGGTTTCCTCCCCGGGCCACGCCGCCCGAGGCGCACACGGGCATCCCCCGGCCTTCGCGGCTGCTGTCAGTGACCTCTGTCAGGATGCCCCGGTCAACAATGCCCCCTGCCCGGAAGGCCGCCATGAGCTGGGACGTGCTCCTCCTCCGCCTGCCCGACGACATCACGTCGGTGCAGGGGATCCCCGCCGATCACACCCCGGCCCCGCTCGGCCGACGGCACGACGTACTCGCGACTGTCGCCCGGGCCGTTCCCGAAGCCGACCTCTCGGACCCCGGCTGGGGCGTCCTTTCCGGCCCCACGTGGTCGATCGAACTCAACATCGGTTCGAAGGACCCGGTGGACTCGATCATGCTCCACATCCGGGGCTCCGGCGACGACGTGTTGGCACCCGTCTTCCGGCTGGCCGAGTCCCTGCGGTGCGGGGTGCTCGACTGCACCGACGGAGAGCTGCTCGCTCCGGGGCGGTCGTCGGGCCGGCACGCCTTTCAGCAGTTCCGCGACCGGGTCGTCGGACCGGCTCAGTGATGCCCCCGTAGCGGCGGCACTCGCACACGGGCGCCGGCGGCGCTCGTACGTGGGGCCCGGTGGCATCCGGCCGCCCCGGGCCCCTGCCCGCTCAGATGGCCAGAATGCCGCCGTCCACCGCCACATGACTGCCGGTGGCGAACGAGGAGCGGTCGCTCAGCAGCCACAGGGCCGCTTCCGCCACCTCTCGCGGCTCGGCCATCCGCTTCTGGATCTGGCGTGCGACGAACGCCTCCTCCAGAGCCGGTTCGACCGTCACCGCCGCATTGATCATTTCCGTCCGGGTGGTGCCCACGATCAAGGAGTTGACGCGGATGCCCGACGCCCCGTATTCAGCGGCCGCGGCCTTCGTCAGGCCCAGGACTGCGTGCTTCGCCGCCACGTAGGGGGAGGGTGCGCCGGTGGCGATGAGACCTGCCGAACTGGCGGTGTTGACGATCGCCCCGTGACCGGCTTCCAGCATGACGGGGATCTGACGGCGCAGGCAGTTCCATGTGCCGCGTACGTTGACATCCATGACGCGGTCAAAATCCTCTTCCGGCAGCTCGTGCGACCGGCCGAAGGTGGAACCGGCGTAACCGGCGTTGTTGAAGGCGCCGTCGAGGCGGCCGAAGCGTTCGACGGTCGTTGCGACGGCGCGCTCGACGTCGTCGACCAGTGCCACGTCGCCGACGCTGCACGCCGCCCGCCCACCGGATGCCTCGATCTCATGGACGAGGTCCTTGAGCCGGTCCTCGCGGCGGGCCATGAGGACGACGGCCGCGCCTTCGGAGGCGAAGAGCCGCGCCGCGGCCTCGCCTATGCCGCTCGACGCTCCGGTGATCATCACGGTCTTGCCGGTCAGCAGACCGGTGCTGTGTGCTGGGGCTGTTCGATCGTTCATGACGCGAGTAAACCTGAAGTGTCGTTCCGTCACACGGATTTTGCTGCACGAGTGTTCACCGAGCCGGGCCACGACCACGACACGTTCGGTCGAGGGTGCCTCCGCCCTGGGCTGCCCCAACTGACCTGCTGTGTCTACTGCTTGAGGCACCGACGAACCACATGACGAGGACTCCGCCCCCTGGCTCCGGCCACCTGCCTCTGCGCATTGCTCTTCACTGATGGATCGTCAGGATGACGCCGTAGAAGCCCATGAGGCGATGATCCCCCACCTACGCGGGCGGCATCAGATCGCTCTCACTGATGGTGTAGACCAGCGAGGGGTAGCGGAAGTCCGTCTCATTGTTCTCACGGCGCCGCAGTTGGTAGAACTCGCGCCTCTGCTCATCGTCGGCCGCCATGAGACGCGAACCCTGCGGGAGGTATGCGTGCCCGTCGCGAAACCGGACGAGAGTCTTTGAGGTCCGGAAAGTCACGCCCAACCATTGGTTCTCCGTCGCCCGGGCAGCCGCTTCCAACACAATCTTATGCTTGAGCCGCCGATTCGTGTCGAGGGAGAAGGCGACAAAACTGTTGTAAACAAGGGGAATCTCGAACTTCTCATCTTCGGATTCCTTTGATTCGAAGATCAGCTTCCTCGACAGGCCGACTCCAGGATGTTGATAGCAGGAGAAGATGGCAATAAACGATCCGTCGACCAGATCGAGCGCTTGGTCGGAATGACTGCCCATGGTTGCGTAGACATTCGTGTAGCTCTCGACGAGAGCGTTGTTGAAGCCGACCGGAAACGCCGCACGTTCCTGGATCTGCTGCGCCAGCCGTTCGTGCACCGCCCGGAAACGCTGCGTTGGGCTGCCGTATCGAGTGGTGGTACGGACGAGCGGCACACCACCCGCCTCGTCGATCTTGGCAAGCACGGCGCCTCGCCGACCCTTTCCCACGTCTTCCAGACGAGCCGACGCGGACAGCTCCGCGAAAAGGTTCTCCTCGGTCGACAAAGCGCAGGAAAGGATCTCGTCCGAGATCCTAGATCCGAGGGGCAACGTAGTCTCCCGTGTTCATGCTGAAGAGAAATTTTTCGCCGTAATCGATGAAGGACGAGGTCCTGTTCTCCTCGGCGTACAGCCTGCGCAGATCATCCATGCCGGCTGGTGTGGGCGCCTCGAGCTCCACCAGACCTCCGGCCCTCTTGAGGAACGTCCGGCCGTTCTTGTGAACGGCTTCGGTGTTCGAACAGCGCACCACGTATCCCAGACGGGTCGGGAGCAACTCGGCGTCCAACGTCGACGGCCGGATCTCGTGCGTGTACAGGCGGTTGGTGGACAGCGGCATGAAGAACACGGAGCCGGGATAGAGAGTCAGGGCGAACTTCGACGGGAGCGCGCCCCCGCCGTATTCCTCCGCTGGCTCCTTGAGGCGAAATTGGAGTCTGGTCAGCCCGCTGGTCCGCTTCACACCGTAGTCGAAGGCGTCTTCGGCCAGGGGTTGCAGATTTTCGAGCCGGTCATAGAAAGTACAGAAGGCCATGATCCCATTGACGGGCATGTCCTTGGTCTTGTCGGCATGGGCCGAGATCCTGGCCTTGGACTGCTTGCGCTCGGTCGTGGCAAAGGTGTTGTGATAGGTCTGGGCAAGAACGTGATTCAGCGGTGCATGGTTCCGGAAGACGGTGGCGGCCTCGCGGTTCAATGCCTCGACGATGCGCGTGTCGGTCGGGCGAAAGCTCTCGGTCGGCCCCGAGAGATTCGTGGAGCACCGGAGCAGGCGGAAATGCAGTTCGTCACCACTTTGCGTGACGGGCGTCAGATAGATGCCGCTGCGATGCGCCGTCCCGGGCTTGGTGGATTCCGTCAGGGACTGGAAAGCGTGCTCAGCACGGATCCGTCCGAAGTGATCGTCATCGGGCCCGAAGAACCGGCGGTAGTACACGCCGACGCCGTGTACGCGTACGGGAACCCGGCCGAGATCGACGAGGGTCCAAGGGTTGCCGACCCCCTCGTGGTAGCCGTGCGAAAGCTCCCGGACCACGTATACCCGGGCGGCATCGCGCAATTGGCGGTCACTGATCCCGGATATGTCACCGCACAGATAGACGGACTTCTGCGCGAGGCCGGACGAACCGAAGGCAAGTTCCTCCGGCGTGATCGTGGACCCGAAGAAGTCCCTGCCCAGTTCATCATCCTGCAACGACGAAGGCGCGACCAGGACGTTGTCCGCATCCTCGATACAGGATTCCGCCAGCTCTGTTGTGTCCATCGAACAGCCCTCGCAGTTCACAGATCTTGATGAATTACCCAAACCTTGGACATGGCAATGGTCCGCACTCTTTCATTCGCGGTGCGAGGCACGAACGAAAGGGGACGGACCACCGAGAACCTCGATGCTCTCACGGGGCTCGACCACGGGCAACGAGGTTCTGCCGTGGTCCGGTTGCCGAATCCCGGTGATCACCCACTCCGCCGACCGGTGTGCCCTGGACTGGCTGCTACCGGAGCACCACTGGTGGGTCTGGTCACAGCGCCACCGTCCTGACACCCGGGCTGGCACAGCACACTCCCAGTTTCCTGGCCCGCCTCGACCCGGTGAACGCTCTCGGCCACGGCACCGGACGTTTTTCGTTCGAGTCATCAGGTGTGACTGGGAGGGGTGCAGTCAGGCGCTTGACCGAACACGTACTCAGGCACGAGCCTTGCGATCAGACGAAGGTGAGGGCGAATATGTTGCACAAGGGCTCTGGTCTTCGCTTTCGGCGAGCAGCGTCGCGAACCAGGAGTGGGTGCCCAGGTGATCACCTTCCTGATCGATGGGGCGGGAAACCTCTTGGTCCCCGATGTCGGTGGGAGACGGCGGGCGAGGGCTCAGGCTCGCACCTTTGCCGAGGGGGGTGAGGTCCTCTTCGAGGCGTGCGTCCTCGGCGAACGCCCGTATTGCAGTCCGGGCGTGGTCTTCCTCGCAGCCTCCAGGACTGCTCTGCACGTATCGCCCACCGAGGTGAAGTCGCTCGCACGGCGGGCTCTGCCGACCGAACACCTCGCGATACGCCAGATCCACAGACGGACCCGATCAGACCCCCGGATCATCCGCCCCTTCTGGAGCGTCGCCGAGTGCCACGACGGGCACGTCGGCTTCGTGGTCGCCTGCGCACCTGAGCACATGCGCTATTTCACCGAATCGCTCGGAGCAGAAGGCCCGGGCTGAACACCAGAACCACCAACTGACCCCATCGGTCAGCGGGCTGACCAGATCAAGAGACCGGTTCGCGCCACCGCTGCAGACGATTGACGCACCACTCGGCAATGTTGCGTTGCTTGTCCCCCGGGCGGTTTCTTGCGGTCACCGCATCAGGCCCGGGCTGTCGGTGGTGTGATGGCTTCATGCGACCTGAGTACTGTGCGACCAGGAACCACATCGAGGTATGGCATGACCGTGTCCTGCCGCCGGGGCCGGAGCAGATCGGGTTCGGAACGGTGTTGCGCGGCTCGCTCCTGCCGATCCTGGTCTGGGCCGGGGTCGCATGCCTCGTGTACTTCCTCTACAACCCGGTCGCAGCGATGGCCCTCGGCGGGCTCTTCGTGTTGTCGTTCCTCGTGGGGTTCGGGCTGCGCCGCAGGGCAAAACACTCGATTCGCTGCAGCATCTACGGTGCACTGGGCGGAGTGCTCGACAAGTGCCTGGCCGGTTTCTGAAACGTTGCGGAGGCGGCCGCCCGTCGCCGTATCAGGCATGTTGACCGATGCGATCGGTGGAACGTGCGCGAAACAGACGGCTGAAGAAGACGGCCGAAGCAGACATTGGGGAGGGAGCCGCCCCAGTCGTCGCCCGTCCCGGCTCCGTCCTGCGGGCGCTTGTCGGGAGGACAGGTCCTTGGGCGTGTCACAGATCCGTCAGCTGCTCGGTCCATGGAGTGACGGCCTCGGCCCGCAGGCGGGTTCCTCCTCCCCGGGCCTCCGAGGTCATCGCGACTCGCCGCACGTGCCACCCGCTCCGTCGGGAGTCCGTACCGCACCCACCAGAAAGGAACCCCGGGCATGCCCGATGACCAGCCGCTCGTTCTCGACCCCACTGGTGCCGACCACCACGCCGAGGACCGGGCCCTGCGCGCCCGCGGGGCGGCCACGCCCGTGGACATCCTCGGGGTGACCGCGTGGTCCGTATCCGATCCCGGCCTCCTGAAGCACCTCCTGACCCGTGCGTGCGTCTCCAAGGACGCCCGAGCGCACTGGCCCGCCTTCGCCGACACCGCCCCCACCTGGCCGCTCGCTCTCTGGGTGACGGTCGACAACATGTTCACCGCCTACGGGAGCGACCACCGCCGCCTGCGCCGTCTGATCGCCCCGGCCTTCTCGGCCCGCCGGGTCGCCGCCCTGGCACCCGTCGTCGAGGACCTCGTCACCGGCATCCTCGACGACCTGGACGCCCTCCCGGCCGGTGAAGTCGTCGACCTGCGCGAGCACTTGGCCTACCCACTGCCGATCGCGGTCATCGGCCGGATGCTGGGCCTTTCCTCCACCCGGCTGAACGGGCTCCGTACCGTGGTGGACCGGGTGTTCGACACGACCCTCTCCGCTGACGAAGCCGCCGCGAACACGGCCACCCTCTACCAGCTCCTCGACGAGCTGATCGCCATGAAGCAGGCCTCGCCCGGCGACGACATGACCTCCCTCCTGATCGCCACCCGCGACGAGGAGGGCGACGGCAGTGCCCTCAGCCACGCCGAACTGCGCGGCACCCTCGTGCTGATGATCAGCGCGGGGTACGAGACGACCCTCAACCTCATCGACCAGGCCATCACCTCCCTGCTGACCGATCCGGCACAGCCGGCCCACGTCCGCGCCGGCCGGTGCGACTGGAACGACGTGGTCGAGGAAACACTGCGCCACGAGCCGGCCATCAAGCACCTGCCCATGCGCTACGCGCTCGAGGACATACCCCTGCCCGACGGACGGACGATCCGGGCCGGGGAGGCGATCCTCGCCTCCTACGCAGCCGCCAACCGCCACCCGGACTGGCACGGTCACGACGCCGACCTCTTCGACGCCACCCGGGCCACCAAGGACCACCTGGCTTTCGGACACGGCGTCCACTACTGTCTCGGCGCCCCTCTCGCCCGTCTCGAAGTCGCCACCGCCCTGCGCCTGCTGTTCACGCGCTTTCCCGACGCCCGGCTCGCGGTGCCCGCCACGGAACTGCGACCTCTGCCGACCCTGATCAGCAACGGCCACATGTCCTTGCCCGTTCGCCTGCGGCCGGTCGCCCGGTAACGGCTCTCCACCGACGGCAGGAGAGGGAAGCCCGGGGCCGGGAAGGGGAGGGCGGAGCCGGGGGCAGGAGGCTGGACATCTCCTGGCCCCTTGGTTCTCCTCCGTACCGTCCCGGGAGATTCTCCTCCGTACCGTCCCGGGAAGATCCGAGCCTCCGCGACGGTTAGTAGAAACGTGAACGATTTTGGGGTGGCTGCGACACGTGCGGTCGATGTCGTCGTGATCGGCGCCGGACAGGCGGGACTGTCCGGCGCCTACCATCTGCGACGTACCGGCCTGGAACCCGATCGCGACTTCGTCGTGCTCGACCATGCCCCGCGCCCCGGCGGCGCCTGGCAGTTCCGCTGGCCCTCGCTGACCTACGGCAAGGTCCACGGCATGCACGCCCTGCCGGGCATGGAACTCATCGGGGCTGACGACAACCGCCCCTCCTCCGAGGTCATCGGCG encodes the following:
- a CDS encoding glucose 1-dehydrogenase; amino-acid sequence: MNDRTAPAHSTGLLTGKTVMITGASSGIGEAAARLFASEGAAVVLMARREDRLKDLVHEIEASGGRAACSVGDVALVDDVERAVATTVERFGRLDGAFNNAGYAGSTFGRSHELPEEDFDRVMDVNVRGTWNCLRRQIPVMLEAGHGAIVNTASSAGLIATGAPSPYVAAKHAVLGLTKAAAAEYGASGIRVNSLIVGTTRTEMINAAVTVEPALEEAFVARQIQKRMAEPREVAEAALWLLSDRSSFATGSHVAVDGGILAI
- a CDS encoding cytochrome P450, encoding MPDDQPLVLDPTGADHHAEDRALRARGAATPVDILGVTAWSVSDPGLLKHLLTRACVSKDARAHWPAFADTAPTWPLALWVTVDNMFTAYGSDHRRLRRLIAPAFSARRVAALAPVVEDLVTGILDDLDALPAGEVVDLREHLAYPLPIAVIGRMLGLSSTRLNGLRTVVDRVFDTTLSADEAAANTATLYQLLDELIAMKQASPGDDMTSLLIATRDEEGDGSALSHAELRGTLVLMISAGYETTLNLIDQAITSLLTDPAQPAHVRAGRCDWNDVVEETLRHEPAIKHLPMRYALEDIPLPDGRTIRAGEAILASYAAANRHPDWHGHDADLFDATRATKDHLAFGHGVHYCLGAPLARLEVATALRLLFTRFPDARLAVPATELRPLPTLISNGHMSLPVRLRPVAR